The window TCTCAAACTTCATTTTGCGATGCGGGTCAAACGCCGCCGCCAATTGCCCGATTCTTGATCCCGTAATCCTGACTTCTCACTCCGTTACGAGGACCCCTGAGTTGAAAATCGATTTGGATTTGGAACGTTGGTCGGTGTTGGATGCCGCCGAACTGTACGAAGTGGCACGCTGGGGAAACGGTTACTTTTCGATCAATGGCGAAGGCCATGTTTGCGTGCATCCCACCAAAGACCCGCAGCGCTCAATCGATCTGAAGCAACTGGTCGATCGCTTGCAATTACGCGGCATCGATTTGCCCATTCTGATTCGGTTCGCCCAAATTTTGAACCATCGCCTGGCGGAAATCCACGGCGTGTTCCAATCGGCAATCTCTGAGCAAAAATACCAAGGCAACTATTGCTGCGTGTATCCCATCAAGGTAAACCAGCAGCGTCAAGTCGTGGAAGAAGTGTTGGAATTCGGCCGGCCCTTTAAGTTCGGCCTGGAAGCCGGCAGCAAGCCGGAACTATTGGCCGTGGTCGCCATGGCCAGCAACGATACGCCGATCATTTGCAACGGCTTTAAAGATGCAGAGTTCATCGAAACCGCCATGCTGGCCCACAAAATTGGCCGCAACATTATTCCTGTCGTCGAAAAATACACCGAACTTGGCCTGATTCTGGAATACGCCGAGAAAATCGGCGTGCGCCCCAAAATTGGCATGCGGGTGAAGCTGGCCGCGCGCGGCGCCGGCCGGTGGCAATCGTCCGGCGGTTATCGCTCCAAGTTCGGGCTGACGGTGACCGAAATCCTGAAGGGGCTGGAGGAACTCAAAAGCCGCGGCATGCAAGATTGCTTCAAGCTGCTCCACTTTCATCAAGGGAGCCAAATCACCAACATTCGGCACATTAAAGCCGCGCTGAACGAAGCGGCTCACGTATATACCGAACTGGTCAGCCGCGGCGCCGGCTTGGAATACATTGACGTCGGCGGCGGGCTGGGTGTCGATTACGACGGCTCGCAAACCAACTTCGAATCGAGCGTCAATTACAGCCTTCAAGAATATGCCAACGACGTCGTGTACCACATTCAACGGGCCTGCGACGACGCCGGCGTAAAGCATCCCACCATTGTTTCCGAAAGCGGCCGCGCCGTGGTGGCCTATCACAGTGTGCTGGTGTTTGGCGTCCTGGGAGTTTCCGAGCAGGGGCAAAACGGCATTCCGCCGCAGTTGCCCCCGGAAGTGGAGCAGCCCCTTTCCGATTTGATGGAAACGTACCAAAACCTCGGCGTCCGCAACATTTTGGAAAGCTATCACGACGCCCAGCAATCGCTCGATAACGCCATGACCTTGTTTTCCCAAGGTTACTTGCCGCTGGATCAACGCAGCCTGGTGGAAAATCTGTATTGGGCCATCTGCCACAAAATTCAAAAGCTGGCCCAGCAAATGGAATTTGTCCCCGAGGAACTGCAAGGGTTGGATTCGCTCCTGTCCGACACGTACTTTTGCAACTTCTCGCTGTTCCAATCGATTCCCGATGCCTGGGCCATCAAGCAGTTGTTCCCCGTGATGCCCATCCACCGCCTTGGGGAGCGCCCCACGCGGTTTTCGGTGCTGGGCGACATCACCTGCGACAGCGACGGCAAGCTCGATCAATTCATCGACCGCCGAGACGTCAAACGCACTTTGCCGCTCCACCAATACGAAGGCAAGCCGTATTACTTGGGTGCGTTTCTTATCGGCGCTTACCAGGAAATCCTGGGCGACCTGCACAATCTGTTCGGCGACACGAACGCCGTGCACGTGTCGATGGATGATTCAGGCGAGGTGATTCTGCAAGCCGTCATCAAAGGCGACACGGTGCGCGAAGTGCTCGACTACGTGGAGTTCGAGCCTGACGCCTTGGTTCGTAGCCTCCGCGACGCCACAGAAGCCGCCGTGCGTGAAAACCGCATTGGCTACGAGGAAGCCGGTCGCTTCCTCAAATTCTATGAAGAGGGGCTCCACGGCTACACCTATTTGGAAGAGCCCGAGCAGCGCTAACAGACCGTGCTAGCATAATCGGGCTTCAAGCAAGGCACGCTATTTACGCCGTCCCCCAGTCGGAATCGCTCTAGGGCGGTGCGCGGCCAACCGATAGAATTCCCGACCTTCCATCGGGCGTTTTCTGCTTTCTGTCCTCCGAAAGGATCGCGTTATGACGAGCCGCGCCGGTTTTACAACCGCGTTCACCTCCGCCATTTGCTGGCTTACGATCGGGCTGCCGCTAACGGCGCAAACCACTCCGCCGCAAGCCACTACTTCCCCCCACTCCACGAATTCCGCTCCGCAGCAGCCTCAAGCAATGCCACTGGCTCCGCCTTCCGGATTCTTGCTTTCCCCAGGAGACGAAGCGAATTTAAATAAACTGCTCACGGACTGGGAGAACGCAAACACCAATATCAGAACGTTCAAATGCACTTTCACGCGCTGGGAATACGATCCGGCCATAGTTGGCGGAAACCCCAATCAGCCGGTGGCCTTGAGCAAAGGAGAATTAAAGTACGCCGCGCCCGACAAAGGCATGTTCAAAGTGGAAGAACAGACGAATTACGTGCCCGACCCCAAGACTGGGCAATTTGTGGAACAAAAAGTTAAACCGACAGAGTGGTGGACGTGCAACGGCAAGTCGATGTTTGAAGTCACGGTGCGCGACAATCAAACGCTGGTGGTGGAAAAGCCTTTGCCGCCGGAAATGCAAGGCAAAGCCATTACCGAAGGACCGCTGCCCTTTGTGTTCGGGGCCAGGGCTGAAACTTTGAAAACCCGTTACTATCTGCGAATGATTACCCCGGCAGCCGCTGCAAAAACCGACGTTTGGCTGGAGGCTTATCCGAAGCTGCAAAAAGACGCCGCCAACTTTTCGCATGTCACCCTGATTTTGAGCAAAGCCGATTTGCAGCCGACGGCCATTCAAATATTCAATCCGGGCGCGAACACTCAAAACCCGGCGCGGACGGTCATTCAGTTGGAAAATCCGTCGATCAATAACCCGTGGGCGCCGCTGGAAAATTTGTTTGACGATTTCGCCCGCCCCAATCCATTGGGCGCCAAACACGTGCTAGAGCAAAATGCGATTCCGCCGCCGGCAACCACACAATTGCCCGCCGGCAACACGACGGATAACAGCCAGGCCAGCCGTGGAAAACCGCCGGCCCGATAATCTTGCCTAGTACGGCATCAGAATCTCGTCAGGATGCACCCCGGTGATCGACTGGAATCCTCCTTCGGCAATCGACTGGCCCAGTTTGGTGACGGTGCGGAAATAGCGGTCTGTGGGCGCACGGCCGGTTAACTTGCGCGTCAAATCTTGGCACAAAACGTCGGCGGCGGTGCGAACTACTTCGTCGTCGGTTCGAGCGGCGTAAAGGCTGGTACACAGGATGGTGACGGCATCCTGAATTTGCTGCGATAAGTAGGCCATGCGGCATTGCCGGTCGGCCAGGGCCAGTTGATGTTTGCGCATGACAGCGTCGATCGCCAAGGGCGAGTGATCCAGACGGTTGGCGGCAAACTCGGCGTGAATTTGCAACGTGGCGGGCATCCCCGGGGGCAACGGGGACATCCGCTTGCGGCTTAACTTTTCGCTCAGCAGCCATTTCAAATAGGGGGGAACGGCTTTGCGCAGCGCCCAGGCGTGGGCGGGATTGAGCGGATTGGGCTTTTTGATGCCGGCCGCGGCCAGCGCTTTGCCAATGGGCTCGTAAAACTTCGTGCCGTGCTGCTTGACCAGTGATTTGAAGAAGGCCATGCCCAGCATTTCCCCCTCGCCTTCGTAAATGCAGGGGGCGAGGAATTCGTGAACGTTGTCGCCGAACATGTGGCCGTGCAGGAAAGAGCGGCCACCGTGGGTTTTCATGAACAGCTCGACGGCGGCTTCCTTCTGGGCTTCGCTTCCGAAGATTTTGGCAATGATGCATTCCATTTCGCCGCGATAACCCTGGTCCAGCAGTCCGGCGCACCATTGCACCAAGGCATCGCAACCGACAATCAGGGCGGCCAGCCGGCCCAGGCGGCGCTGCACCAATTCGCGGCTGGCGATTTCCGCGCCATAGGTTTTGCGGAAGTGGGCCCAAGGAATCATGCTGGCCATCATCAGCCGCATGGTTCCGGCGGCGTTGGCGCACAGCGACACGCGCCCCAGGTTCAGGCCGTGGTAGGCAATCGTCAAGCCATCGCCGCGCGTCGGAGTCAGCAAGTTCTCCGCCGGCACACGAAAGTCTTTAAACAAGATTCCCTGGTTATATGTGTGCTTGAGGGCATACAGGCCATATTTGCGAAGTTGAAAATGCTCGTTTTCCTGCCCCGGCAATTCGACGACTAGCACTGCCGGGCGATCTTCGATCAGACAAACCAGCCCGATGGTGCGGCCTGGCACGACGTTGGTGATGAACAGCTTTTCGCCGTTGACAACAAATTCGTTACCGACACGTTGGGCCCGGGTGCGCAAAGCGGTGAGATCGGAACCGGCGCCAGGCTCGGTCAAGGCGAATGCAGAAAGCCGCTGGCCACTGGCAAGGCCGGGCAAGAATCGCCGCTTTTGCTCCGGCGTGCCGAAGGTGCGGACCGGATCGACCGCGCCGATGCAGCCATGCACCGAGGCTAGGCCGGCCACGGTGGGATCGAGCATTGCCATCCGCGTGAGAAACGTGGCGAAGGAGGCGAACGGCGCCCCGCTGCCGCCATACTGTTTGTCGACCAACAGGCCCCAATATCCGGCGGCCGCTAGATCGGCAAAGACTTGATTAGTGATTTTTTGCTTCTCGTCCAGCAGCGTGCCGGCTGCTAGATGGCGGCGGACCACTTCCAACGATTGCTGCATTACCCGGTCGACTTCCGGCGGCGTGACCGGCGCCTGGCTGGTGAACAACTCGACGGGCAGCTCTCGCTCCCAAACCGCGCGGTGAATGGGGCTGTTGACGGTTTGGAAGCGCGCGGCAAACAGCCCTTCCACCTGATCGTCGGCCTTGTCGACTGCGCCCATGCGGCGCGCTTCCTCCTCGCTTTTGCCGCCGAGCTTCATGGCGGTTTCGGCGAACGAGGCCTGCCCCTCGGCGGCAGGATCATCTACGCCAGAGGTCGCAGAGGGACGCAGGGTGTTGGGCATGGCAAAGCCTGTGGAAGCGGGTGGTGTGGCAAGAGTGACAATCAATTATAGGGCACGGCATTTATTGAACTGTGCGTAAAGTTGGCGGATTGGAGTCAAACGGGCAAGAGCAGAGACTCTCGGTTCCATTTGCCGCGGGACATTTGTCTTGCGCAATTCAACGTGCAATTGACCGATGTTGAACCGCCACAACGACTTGAATTTTGCGCGCTGCAGGGGGCTCACTTCGTTCGACCCCAGCCATCCGGCCGCAAGTGGGGCGCGGTGGGGGAAGAGCAAGCAAGGCTATGCCACGAACGGACGGAAATGGTGGAAATTGGTGAGGTAAAGTTTATCGAGGGAGAAAATCTTTCACTGAACCGAGGCTTGCTATGTCTGAAATCGAACTGAAAACGGCTAAATACATTGAAGCCCTGGATGAAAATCAGAATTCATCGATCATCCCCGCCATAGCCCAGCCGGGCGAATACCCGCATTCAGCAGGGGCTTCCATCAATCGAGCCATCCGTTGGATTTCGTTAGGTATTGGCGGGGCGGCGATTTTATGCTTGGTATTATTGGCCGTACCGTGGCTGAAGGGAATCGGGTTGCCGAAATCGGCCAATGTGATGGACTGGTGGTTGTGGCTTGGTGGAGCAAAATCGGACCAGACCTTTGAAAAGGCGCTGCGCGATAGTGCGGCAAAAAATCAGCAAGAGTGGGAAGAGAAATACAAACAATCGCCGATGTATCAGTTCAAAGGGATTCAACCCATCGACATGAATCCAATGCCGGGCGGGCAATTCAACTGGCAGCCGCAATCGCCAGCCCGCTCCCGATAAAGTGCCTATGTGGCCCACCGCTCCGCTAGCGCGTCGCGGTTAAACACCATAACTGCGAGGGGCTATCCCTATTTCGCCAGGGCGGCTTGGGCGGCGGCGAGGCGGGCGATGGGGACCCGGAACGGCGAGCAACTGACATAGTTCATGCCGATTTTGTGGCAGAAGTGGATCGAGCTGGGGTCGCCGCCGTGTTCGCCGCAAATGCCGATTTTCAAATCGGGCTTGGTGGTGCGGCCTTTTTCCACGCCGATTTGCATCAGTTTCCCGACGCCCGTCACGTCGATCGAGGCGAACGGATTGGTCTTGATGATTTCAGCCTGTTGATAGGCCGGCAGGAACGAGCCGGAATCGTCACGGCTCATGCCCAGGCAGGTTTGCGTGAGGTCGTTGGTGCCGAAGCTGAAGAATTCGGCGGTGTTCGCGATTTCGTCGGCGGTGAGGGCGCCGCGGGGAATTTCGATCATGGTGCCGACCGTGTATTTGAATTTTTTGCCCGTCTCTTTCATCACTTCTTTGGCGACGCGGTGGATGATTTCCACTTGCAAATCCAGCTCGCGCTTGAAGCCAACCAGTGGCACCATGACTTCCGGCTGCACTTTGCCCCCCTCGCCCACCACAGCCGCGGCGGCTTGGAAAATAGCACGGGCCTGCATTTCGGTAATTTCCGGATACTTGATGCCCAGGCGGCAGCCGCGGAAGCCGAGCATGGGATTGAACTCGTGCAGCTCGTGAACACGCTTGTTTACGGTTTCGACCGAAATGCCCAGTTGCTCGGCAACTTCGTGCTGGCCACGGGGGTTGTCATGTTGGGGGAGGAATTCGTGCAGGGGGGGATCGAGCAGGCGGATGCACGCCGGGCGGCCGGCCAAGGCGCGGAAAATGCCTTCGAAATCGCCTTGCTGCAGCGGCAATAGTTTGTCGAGCGCGCGTTTGCGATCTTCCAGGGTTTCCGACAGGATCATCTGGCGGACGGCGATGATGCGATCGCCTTCAAAGAACATGTGCTCGGTGCGGCACAGTCCGATGCCGTCGGCCCCAAAGGCGATGGCGTTTTCGACCTGATCGGGCTGATCGGCGTTGGTGCGCAGGCCGAGTTTGCGGTACTTGTCGGCCAGCTTCATGATGAAGTTGTAATACTGGTAGGCTTTGCTTTCGCTGGGGTCGAGCGAGCGGCTGATGAGGACTTGCTTGAGCTCGCTGTCGGCGGTTTTGATGGAGCCGCAGAATACCTCGCCGGTGGAACCGTTGATGCTGATGGCATCGCCCTCGCGCAGGGTGTGGCCTTTGCAGGTGAGCGTGCCGGCGTGGTAATCGATGTGGATGTCGCCGGCGCCGGCCACGCAAACTTTGCCCATTTGGCGGGCGACCAGCGCGGCATGGCTGGAAACGCCGCCGCGACAGGTGAGAATGCCTTCGCTGGCGATCATGCCGCGGAGATCTTCCGGGCTGGTTTCGATGCGGGCCAGCACGACTTTTTCGCCTTGATTGGCCCATTGTTCGGCCTTGGTCGCGCTGAATACCACTTTGCCGGAAGCGGCGCCAGGACCGGCGGCCAAACCGGTGGCCAGCAAGCGGCCGGAATTTTTGGCGTGTTCGTAATCGTGCCGATCGAAGATGGGCTGCAGCAGCTGATTCAACGCTTCCGGGTCGCCGCTGCGGATGGCGTGCTCGGGGGTCATCAAGCGTTCGTGGACCATGTCGTGCGCGATTTTGACGTAGGCCAGCGCGGTGCGCTTGCCGTTACGGGTTTGCAGCATGTAGAGCTTTTTCTTTTCGATCGTGAATTCAAAATCTTGCACGTCGCCGAAATTCTTTTCCAAAGTCTTGCGGACTTTTTCCAGCTCTTTGAACGCTGGGCCGATGATCGGGTCGTGCGACATTTCGGCCACGGGCTTGGGAGTGCGGACGCCGGCTACGACGTCTTCGCCCTGGGCGTTGACCAGGTATTCGCCGTAAAAAACGTTTTCGCCCGTGGCGGGGTCGCGGGTGAAGGCGACGCCGGTGGCGCAATCGTCCCCCATGTTGCCGAAGACCATACTTTGCACGTTGACGGCGGTGCCCCATTCGTCCGGAATTTTGTACTTTTGGCGATACAGGATGGCGCGTTCGTTCATCCAGGAGCCGAACACCGCGCCGATGGCGCCTTGCAGTTGCTCGAACGGCGTGGCGGGAAATCCCTGACCGGTGCGCTCACGGATGAGGGCTTTGAATTTTTGGACCAATTCCTGTAGGTCGGCCTCGTTGAGCTGGGTATCTTCCTGTACACCGCGCTCGCGCTTCATGTGATCCATGACTTCGTCAAACGGTTCGTGCTCATGCTCGTGGCGTTTTTGCACGCCCATCACCACGTCGCCGTACATTTGGACGAAACGGCGATAGGAATCCCAGGCAAAGCGGCCGTTGCCAGTGGCGGCTTTGAGCGCTTCGACCGTTTTGTCGTTGAGGCCCAGGTTGAGGATGGTATCCATCATGCCGGGCATGGAATCTCGCGCGCCGGAGCGGACGGAAACGAGCAGCGGATTTTTGGTATCGCCGAATTTTTTACCGGTTTCTTTTTCCAGCCAGGCGACGGCGGTTTTGACGTCGTTCAATAGCGCCGGGGGATACTTCTTGCCGTTTTTGTAGTAGTACATGCAGACTTCGGTCGTGATGGTGAAGCCCGGCGGAACGGGCAGCCCGATGCTGGTCATGGCGGCCAGATTGGCGCCTTTGCCGCCCAGCAGCGGCTTCATGCTGCCATCGCCGTCGGTGCGCGACTTGCTGAAGTGATAAATCATTTTGCCGACTTTGCCGCCGGACGATTTCTTTCCGCTTTTGGAATGCGGCGCGCCGTTTTTGGACGCCTTAGCGGAAGATTTGGAAGCAGACTTTTTGCGGCGCTTGGTAACGGTCGCCATGGTTGATTTATCCTTTGGTCAGTTTTTTGGCGGGCAGATTTCTAGCGGTGAATATACTTCGATTTTAGCACGAACGGCGCTGCACCGAAGATGCACCGTCAGGCGGAAGGTTGCCGATTTTTATAGGCAACGCAACGTGCGTAAAAGCATTGCATCATCGAATCCGCGAGTGTATCAGCGGGGTGGAGGAGCGTCAAGGAATCGCGAGAAATGCGGCGATTTCCGACTATAATATATGTTCAAAAACAGTTACTGCGAACGCGAATCAAGAAAAGCTGAACGGATTCAGCAGCCAGACGCCAAATTGGGCAAGCACGCTATTGCTTCTCCAGAGCGAGAGGCGTCCATCTAGGTTAAAATTCGTGACGGGCGTTTTAAGGCTCAAAACGAATCGGCCGCACCGCAAGACGATTTTAATTATGTTTCGATTTGGATTCATCATCGCTTTGGAAATGGCCAGCCTCAGCGGATGTATGAAATCTAATCCGAACGATCAACACGACTGCATCGCGTTGGTCCGAGAATTTCACGGAGCAGCAGGCCCTTGGGCAGTTGCCGGGTTCCGGATAGGCGAGCGTGCCTTGAAGGAATTGAATCTGCCCCGGCAAAGTTTCTCGCTGGCGGTGGTTCATTATTCGCCGGCAGAAGTTCAATACTCATGTATCGCCGATGGTGTTCAAGCAGCGACCGGAGCCAGCCTAGGCAAGTTAAATTTGCGGATCGAGAGCGCCGCGGTCGATGATTTGAGAACCGTCGTTGAAGATCGGAAAACAGGACGCAGATTAACCTTCAAACTTCAGCCGAAGTTTGTCCAGTCCATTCTGGACGTGCCGACAGACAAACTCGAATCGGAAGGACAGCGTGTGGCTGGCCTACCGGATGACGAGATCTTCACCTTTGCAGAAACAACGTCATCCAGCAACGCAGAGAAATAGCCCACAGCCGATGATCGCCACGCCGGCATAGCGAATCAACTGAGGCGTTCCAAAACGCTGTGCGGATAATCCCAGGGCGATGCCGCACAAGTGCAATAGCAGCGTGGAAAAGATAAATCCCAGGCCGTAAAGCAGACCGGAGGCGGTGTCCGGCATTTCCGCACCGTGAGCGTGGCCGTGAAATAGTGCGAACAGACCGACAATCAACACGCTGACCAATAAAGGCAAGCGTATCGCGGCTGCAATCAGCACGCCAAGAATTAAAACAGAAGCCACGATGCCTTGCTCCACAAACGGAAGAGCGTGCCCCATCATGCCCAGCCAGCCGCCAAGTGCCATGACAGAAACAAACGTGAGCGGCACTAGCCAAATTGCTTTACCACCCCGCTGGGCAGCCCACAAGCCAACGGCAACCATCGCACAAATATGATCCAGTCCCGTTACCGGGTGAATCACCCCGTTCATAAAGCCGCTTGTTTCGCCGATGCCAGTATGAGCATGTGCGACGGACGGAAACAAACAAGCTACTAACGCAAATAACAAACAGTTGGCGGTGCGTTTCATCGTGTTACCTTGGTAGTTGTGCGGGTTCACCGCCTTCTATTGTAGCCAATTCTGCAAAAATTTCAGAGTCGATTGTATCCGCGAAAAAATGTGTTGAACCATCACACATCACGAAATTCATCCCATTGCCGTGATTACTGCCCCAGCCGCGGCGGCACGGCAGGGATGATCCTTGGCCGCCTTGGGCAACACAGCCGTCGTAGTCTCCCATCCATGTTCGGCTTTGTGGAGTGGCAGAAGAGAGTGCGAAATGGGCATAGGAATACGCCCAAAACGTGCGAAACGAAAAATCGGTGCGGGTCGTGCTTTCGCCGGCCATCAGCGTGTTCGAGATGCCGTCTGTAATGGTTTTGAAGCTTTCGGCTTTGAATCCAAAAATGCCAATGGTGTGAATGGGCCCACGCCAATTGACCGGGTACTGCTGAATATCGCCGGTATCCAGAAATTGAAAGCCGTCGCTGCGGCCCGTTACGGCGCGATACGACCCGGGCATGTATTGCAGATTGAGTGCCGCTCCACAAGCGGGACCCGTGGCCGGAACGCCCAGTTGGTGGGTGTCCAAATCGGACGGGCAAACATACAGGCCTACGAATGTCTGCCGCATGGGAATGTTTTGATACGATTCGTTGAACACATCAAAGTCGTACTGCGAATACGACGCTTGTTCCTCTAAATATGGCAGCAGCCAAATCAGCCAATTCGGACCATCTTGCGACGGAAAGCCGGCGGTGCCCGGCAGTGCATCGCCATAGCACACGCCGGCGGTTTTGGTGACATTGCCCGGCGGCAACACGCCGTTGGCATTAGAATAGCTATGCGCGGCGATGCCAATTTGCTTCAAATGATTGGCGCATTCCAAGCGGCGGCCGGCTTCGCGGGCAGATTGAACCGCCGGCAACAATAGCGCGATCAGCACGCCGATGATGGCCAGCACCACCAGCAATTCGACAAGCGTAAAACCTGGCGGCGGTTGTGTGTGCTTTGCAGCCATGCGGGCACGCAACTCTTAATCTGGCTTTGATTCAGCATCGGATATTTTAAGTCGAGCGACACTCGCCAGCGCCGCTGCCAATCCCAAAAGTGCAAGTGCGGGCGGCTCCGGCACGGTCGCCGACGCTTGCACGCCGGATGGCTTGAGCAGATTTAACAGCGCCTGCAAATCCGCATTGTTGACTACGCCATCGTGATTGATATCGCCGATGGCCAACGTGTCCGCAGGGGTTAAATCGTGATTAAATTCGTATGCCGGCAGATCAGCCAGGGCATTTTCCATCGCCAACACATCCGCGCTGTCGAGTTGGCCGTCGAAACTAAAATCGCCGAGCACGCGAACTTCACTCACCGTCGTGGGGTCCATTACCCAGACTTCGTAGCTGCCGGTTGTCGAGCCGAAGGGAGGCGAGCCCTCCTGATCGAAAATGCCCGTTACATTGAACAGACCCGTAGGTGCATTGGCTGGCGTGAATGCGGAATTGGTCCCCAGTTGCACCGTAAATGGCCGTCCCGCGTTATCCTCCACCGTAACAAATCCGTTCGATTGCCAGTTGGCAGCCTGGCCGGGAACTAATTGCACATCTTCCAACCGCACCAGCGTGGATTGATAATGTTCGCCGCCCGTGGCCCGCGTGGGGTCAAACAAAACGGTGTTCGTGGAATTGTCCCAAATATCCGCCAAGTGCAATGGCGTGGGGTCTGGTAAGGCGATATGCGACAAAACAACCATGTTGAATTGAGTGTTGGGATTGATTTCGTGCTCTTCGTTGATGTTGAACTTGCCGCCGAAATCCAGCCCGCCTTGGGCTTCAATCATTACCAAATCGCCCGCTTGAATCGTGTTGTTATTGCTGATGCGATTCACATCGTCGACCCAGCCGCTGGTCGAATAACTCAGGCCCGGATCGTACGTACTCGGGTCACCAAAAAAGTAGGGGGGAATGTTGGCATAATTCTGCGAAGCATAAACCGCCGCGCCTCCAAAATCGCCATCGTTGTTAATGTTCACGGTCTGAACGAAAATCTGCCAGTAAGGATTAGGATTAAAGGGACTTAATGCGGGCGGTTGTGCCGTGGCGGGCGTCGCCATGCTGTCGGTCATATCGCCGGGGTTATTCAACACAATCCCCACGAGCTTGATGGGAAACTGATTCGATGGGTACGTCGAGTTGCCGTTTCTGTCCACCGTTTCAAGTGCGCTGAAGTCAGTAAACGGGAGTGGACTCCAATACGGGCTTGTTGAACCAGGCGGATCTGGCGGGTGTGCCGACGTCGGCATCGGGCTGCCTTGGGCGAACGCATCGTTAGTGAATGACACTACACACAGCATGGCGACTACTACACAACTAAATTTCAACACAGCGGGCTCTCCCTGGATTAGCTTTAGTTGGCGATTCGCCGCGCTTAACGCAAATATGGCGCCATGTCTTTGAACGAACGGTTTTGCGGTTTTTGTCGTGTTTTTTTGGTGCATTGTGAACAACGAGAATTCGCTGTATAACACCTTTTCGTTATTAACAACGGAATTTCGTTGCTGAATGGAGGCACAATGAACGCCGCTTCCTTGCAGTCGATTGCAACAGCGGTCGCCCAGGAACGCACTCTGAAAGCGGTCCTCAGTGGCATCGTGAGAGAATTGGCAGGCCAGCCCAATGTCGCTCTCACCCGCATCTGGCTGTTGAGCATGAATCATCGCTGCGATGTTTGTTCGCACTTGAACCATCAAGATCGGTCGCTGCATCTGGTTTCAAGTGCCGGCACGCCGCTAAGCGCCCGCACGCCAGATTGGTCAGCGGTCGACGGCAAGTTTCATCGCGTCGAGTTGGGTTCTGGGAAGGTAGGTCACATTGCCGCTAGCGGTGAATCGGTATTGTTGGAAAACACCGCTGACGATCAACAATGGATTGTCGATCAACGCTGGACTGCCG is drawn from Pirellulales bacterium and contains these coding sequences:
- a CDS encoding formylmethanofuran dehydrogenase subunit E family protein yields the protein MPIFIGNATCVKALHHRIRECISGVEERQGIARNAAISDYNICSKTVTANANQEKLNGFSSQTPNWASTLLLLQSERRPSRLKFVTGVLRLKTNRPHRKTILIMFRFGFIIALEMASLSGCMKSNPNDQHDCIALVREFHGAAGPWAVAGFRIGERALKELNLPRQSFSLAVVHYSPAEVQYSCIADGVQAATGASLGKLNLRIESAAVDDLRTVVEDRKTGRRLTFKLQPKFVQSILDVPTDKLESEGQRVAGLPDDEIFTFAETTSSSNAEK
- a CDS encoding acyl-CoA dehydrogenase family protein, with the protein product MPNTLRPSATSGVDDPAAEGQASFAETAMKLGGKSEEEARRMGAVDKADDQVEGLFAARFQTVNSPIHRAVWERELPVELFTSQAPVTPPEVDRVMQQSLEVVRRHLAAGTLLDEKQKITNQVFADLAAAGYWGLLVDKQYGGSGAPFASFATFLTRMAMLDPTVAGLASVHGCIGAVDPVRTFGTPEQKRRFLPGLASGQRLSAFALTEPGAGSDLTALRTRAQRVGNEFVVNGEKLFITNVVPGRTIGLVCLIEDRPAVLVVELPGQENEHFQLRKYGLYALKHTYNQGILFKDFRVPAENLLTPTRGDGLTIAYHGLNLGRVSLCANAAGTMRLMMASMIPWAHFRKTYGAEIASRELVQRRLGRLAALIVGCDALVQWCAGLLDQGYRGEMECIIAKIFGSEAQKEAAVELFMKTHGGRSFLHGHMFGDNVHEFLAPCIYEGEGEMLGMAFFKSLVKQHGTKFYEPIGKALAAAGIKKPNPLNPAHAWALRKAVPPYLKWLLSEKLSRKRMSPLPPGMPATLQIHAEFAANRLDHSPLAIDAVMRKHQLALADRQCRMAYLSQQIQDAVTILCTSLYAARTDDEVVRTAADVLCQDLTRKLTGRAPTDRYFRTVTKLGQSIAEGGFQSITGVHPDEILMPY
- the ppdK gene encoding pyruvate, phosphate dikinase, whose translation is MIYHFSKSRTDGDGSMKPLLGGKGANLAAMTSIGLPVPPGFTITTEVCMYYYKNGKKYPPALLNDVKTAVAWLEKETGKKFGDTKNPLLVSVRSGARDSMPGMMDTILNLGLNDKTVEALKAATGNGRFAWDSYRRFVQMYGDVVMGVQKRHEHEHEPFDEVMDHMKRERGVQEDTQLNEADLQELVQKFKALIRERTGQGFPATPFEQLQGAIGAVFGSWMNERAILYRQKYKIPDEWGTAVNVQSMVFGNMGDDCATGVAFTRDPATGENVFYGEYLVNAQGEDVVAGVRTPKPVAEMSHDPIIGPAFKELEKVRKTLEKNFGDVQDFEFTIEKKKLYMLQTRNGKRTALAYVKIAHDMVHERLMTPEHAIRSGDPEALNQLLQPIFDRHDYEHAKNSGRLLATGLAAGPGAASGKVVFSATKAEQWANQGEKVVLARIETSPEDLRGMIASEGILTCRGGVSSHAALVARQMGKVCVAGAGDIHIDYHAGTLTCKGHTLREGDAISINGSTGEVFCGSIKTADSELKQVLISRSLDPSESKAYQYYNFIMKLADKYRKLGLRTNADQPDQVENAIAFGADGIGLCRTEHMFFEGDRIIAVRQMILSETLEDRKRALDKLLPLQQGDFEGIFRALAGRPACIRLLDPPLHEFLPQHDNPRGQHEVAEQLGISVETVNKRVHELHEFNPMLGFRGCRLGIKYPEITEMQARAIFQAAAAVVGEGGKVQPEVMVPLVGFKRELDLQVEIIHRVAKEVMKETGKKFKYTVGTMIEIPRGALTADEIANTAEFFSFGTNDLTQTCLGMSRDDSGSFLPAYQQAEIIKTNPFASIDVTGVGKLMQIGVEKGRTTKPDLKIGICGEHGGDPSSIHFCHKIGMNYVSCSPFRVPIARLAAAQAALAK
- the speA gene encoding biosynthetic arginine decarboxylase, which encodes MKIDLDLERWSVLDAAELYEVARWGNGYFSINGEGHVCVHPTKDPQRSIDLKQLVDRLQLRGIDLPILIRFAQILNHRLAEIHGVFQSAISEQKYQGNYCCVYPIKVNQQRQVVEEVLEFGRPFKFGLEAGSKPELLAVVAMASNDTPIICNGFKDAEFIETAMLAHKIGRNIIPVVEKYTELGLILEYAEKIGVRPKIGMRVKLAARGAGRWQSSGGYRSKFGLTVTEILKGLEELKSRGMQDCFKLLHFHQGSQITNIRHIKAALNEAAHVYTELVSRGAGLEYIDVGGGLGVDYDGSQTNFESSVNYSLQEYANDVVYHIQRACDDAGVKHPTIVSESGRAVVAYHSVLVFGVLGVSEQGQNGIPPQLPPEVEQPLSDLMETYQNLGVRNILESYHDAQQSLDNAMTLFSQGYLPLDQRSLVENLYWAICHKIQKLAQQMEFVPEELQGLDSLLSDTYFCNFSLFQSIPDAWAIKQLFPVMPIHRLGERPTRFSVLGDITCDSDGKLDQFIDRRDVKRTLPLHQYEGKPYYLGAFLIGAYQEILGDLHNLFGDTNAVHVSMDDSGEVILQAVIKGDTVREVLDYVEFEPDALVRSLRDATEAAVRENRIGYEEAGRFLKFYEEGLHGYTYLEEPEQR